The following are encoded together in the Thermococcus sibiricus MM 739 genome:
- a CDS encoding signal peptidase I — MKKFIEYFLILAITAFVVGSIVGALLDRPVFMSYVSSDSMTPTLNKGDLFFINPFSRSADVGDVIVFNLRGSWTVHRVVAIVEDGYITKGDNNVATDQQEGRASPVSKDKIAGKLITIGSSPLKIPQLGTYIQKEISGRNKMLLAALMIIVGALAFTGEGPKHRKKRPKFIRVKFKTLYILASAFLLIMFSLSIFISWQMFPMEYAVTSAGGQREGWVLPGSTFEREITIKNGNFYPMIYYLEPQTGGISSISKTQLELGPQEEETVKVTISAPEETSLFTDKVRVNAYIPLLPESIIGSLYRVNPTLPVFAILFEISAFLGVLYFISGIGNEDVLKIRNKKSSLLRQIKMEVFGR, encoded by the coding sequence GGCCCGTCTTCATGTCTTATGTCTCTTCAGATAGCATGACTCCCACGTTGAATAAGGGTGACTTGTTCTTCATAAATCCTTTCTCAAGGAGTGCGGATGTTGGAGATGTAATAGTTTTTAATTTAAGAGGCAGCTGGACTGTCCATAGGGTTGTGGCAATTGTTGAGGATGGTTACATTACTAAGGGTGACAACAACGTTGCCACCGATCAGCAAGAAGGTAGAGCAAGCCCAGTTTCAAAAGATAAAATAGCGGGAAAACTCATTACTATTGGTAGTTCTCCCCTTAAAATCCCACAACTGGGCACTTACATCCAGAAGGAGATCTCAGGGAGGAATAAAATGTTGCTTGCTGCACTTATGATAATAGTAGGTGCATTAGCTTTTACCGGAGAAGGCCCAAAACACAGGAAAAAGAGGCCCAAGTTTATCAGAGTGAAGTTTAAAACCCTCTATATACTTGCCTCAGCGTTTCTCTTAATAATGTTCTCACTTTCAATATTTATCTCCTGGCAGATGTTCCCAATGGAATACGCGGTTACTTCAGCTGGGGGGCAGAGAGAAGGATGGGTTTTGCCAGGTTCTACGTTTGAGAGAGAAATAACAATCAAAAATGGGAACTTCTACCCGATGATTTACTACCTTGAGCCCCAAACAGGGGGGATTTCAAGCATATCAAAGACCCAGCTCGAATTGGGGCCCCAAGAGGAAGAGACGGTTAAAGTTACAATAAGCGCTCCCGAGGAAACTTCCCTGTTCACAGATAAGGTTAGGGTAAACGCCTACATTCCACTTCTTCCCGAATCGATTATAGGTTCCTTATACAGAGTAAATCCTACGTTGCCTGTTTTTGCAATCCTCTTTGAGATTTCGGCATTTCTTGGAGTTCTATACTTCATCTCGGGTATTGGGAATGAGGACGTGTTGAAAATCAGAAATAAAAAATCCAGCTTATTAAGGCAAATCAAAATGGAGGTGTTTGGAAGATGA
- a CDS encoding COG1470 family protein, translating into MRKLIPVILLMLFSSLIVIGSSGTFIYFNAEREVKVAVVPHDEEYISFMCYDGYAATVIIDQNSELTFDALTVGNYLNELKTVNIWLDPDYSNLPSGVEMWIESEDGITRPIDSQEYYTFWGNISVGNADPGTYEVPITLYATWDEGDAVIETCSIKVVILSGPKIRKILLSGNTTDIPLKTYQEWVFQIEVTNSGTAQNLTIKDVIPGEFDVDLNRTSASKGNYTFTRHGKSDQLEWNVELDPGESAHMNITISTRWVETGKDGKWEFTSCGTYPLNEGAKIVGYNITSNSITVVADVDCEDSGN; encoded by the coding sequence ATGAGAAAACTTATTCCAGTTATACTTTTGATGCTTTTCTCATCGCTGATAGTCATCGGTTCAAGTGGGACTTTCATCTACTTCAATGCGGAAAGAGAGGTAAAAGTTGCAGTTGTTCCTCATGACGAGGAATACATAAGCTTTATGTGCTACGATGGATACGCAGCTACGGTAATAATTGACCAGAACAGCGAACTTACTTTTGATGCATTAACAGTCGGCAACTACTTAAATGAACTTAAAACCGTTAATATCTGGCTTGACCCGGATTACTCCAACCTTCCAAGTGGTGTCGAAATGTGGATAGAGAGTGAAGATGGCATAACAAGACCGATTGATTCCCAGGAATACTACACCTTCTGGGGCAACATCAGCGTTGGAAATGCGGATCCGGGGACTTATGAAGTTCCTATAACTCTCTATGCTACTTGGGATGAAGGGGATGCAGTAATAGAAACCTGTTCAATAAAAGTGGTAATCCTGAGCGGGCCGAAGATTAGAAAGATTCTCTTGAGCGGTAATACGACTGATATTCCGCTAAAAACTTACCAAGAGTGGGTGTTCCAGATAGAGGTCACAAACTCGGGAACTGCCCAGAATTTGACAATAAAAGATGTAATCCCGGGGGAGTTTGATGTAGATCTAAACAGAACAAGCGCAAGCAAAGGGAACTATACTTTTACTAGGCATGGAAAGTCAGATCAATTGGAATGGAATGTTGAATTAGATCCAGGAGAAAGTGCCCACATGAACATAACAATTTCTACAAGATGGGTAGAAACCGGAAAGGATGGAAAATGGGAGTTTACCTCTTGTGGAACTTACCCCTTAAACGAGGGTGCGAAAATTGTAGGATACAATATTACAAGTAACAGTATTACTGTTGTAGCCGATGTAGATTGTGAAGACAGCGGAAACTGA
- a CDS encoding DUF5305 family protein, with product MDIKSMINVENLKKLVTRREVLAISLVLFLFFAFYSVKLLGVSSTVTTQNVLGKYTQEGELIHVAILQNNTLYGESLRRAEYPIPLVERFVLTYSYRFTPMTEIKGTYRTWGIVKYSVNRGSEEIVLWEDMLFKDSGELKDGKFITEYNLNLTELDRRTAEIMDQLGLKRLNREIVFTTNVHVEGKAFGKEINENFGHVSTLIKDTGSGLYYFTNEKESVQKSIIERQAQRTRVSKYGVTMYADTAKKVIPLLALLFLTPVIGGVYTIKSQRPKNEFKDLAPYITEGAPVEVEKRVILATKDDLKKTFDLLDKPILHYTEGGEDIYVIIDGGIAYEYRHKKSN from the coding sequence ATGGATATTAAAAGTATGATTAATGTAGAAAACTTAAAAAAATTAGTAACTAGGAGAGAGGTTCTAGCCATATCACTAGTGCTCTTCCTATTTTTTGCATTTTACTCAGTGAAACTTCTGGGGGTTAGTTCAACAGTAACTACCCAGAACGTACTTGGAAAATACACCCAAGAGGGTGAGTTGATTCATGTGGCTATTTTGCAAAATAATACTCTGTATGGAGAAAGCCTCAGAAGAGCGGAATATCCAATTCCGCTGGTTGAAAGATTTGTTTTAACTTACAGCTATCGATTTACTCCCATGACGGAAATAAAGGGTACATATCGGACTTGGGGAATAGTGAAATACAGTGTGAATAGAGGTAGTGAAGAAATTGTTCTTTGGGAGGACATGCTGTTTAAAGACTCTGGAGAATTAAAAGATGGTAAATTCATTACCGAATACAATTTGAACTTAACTGAACTTGATAGGAGAACGGCCGAAATAATGGATCAGCTTGGGTTAAAACGATTGAATAGGGAAATAGTGTTCACAACAAATGTTCATGTTGAGGGTAAAGCCTTCGGAAAGGAGATAAATGAAAACTTTGGACATGTATCTACGTTAATTAAAGATACTGGGAGTGGTTTATACTATTTCACGAATGAAAAAGAAAGTGTTCAAAAATCAATAATAGAGAGACAGGCCCAAAGAACAAGAGTTAGTAAATATGGTGTAACAATGTATGCTGATACTGCGAAGAAAGTCATACCATTGTTGGCTCTTTTGTTCTTGACCCCAGTGATAGGAGGCGTTTATACTATTAAAAGCCAAAGACCAAAGAATGAATTTAAGGATTTAGCTCCCTACATTACAGAAGGGGCCCCTGTTGAAGTGGAGAAGAGAGTTATCCTGGCTACAAAAGATGATCTGAAGAAGACTTTTGATCTTTTAGACAAACCAATTCTCCACTACACAGAAGGTGGAGAGGACATTTATGTCATAATCGACGGTGGCATAGCATACGAATACAGACATAAGAAGAGCAACTGA